In Rariglobus hedericola, the following proteins share a genomic window:
- the nuoF gene encoding NADH-quinone oxidoreductase subunit NuoF yields MSAPAQQRIIFQHIDEPGYTNDIECYLRNGGYEVLKKSVGRKPEELIDEVKKSGLRGRGGAGFPCGVKWGLVDRKSGKPIYLIVNADESEPGTFKDRYIMHQDPHQLIEGTIISCFANNVKQAYIYIRGEMPEGARILEKAIAEARAKNFVGPNILGTGYSCEIYVHRGAGAYICGEETGLIESLEGKRANPRIKPPYFPAVLGLYQCPTIVNNVETLCQVKYICDVGGEAYAKIGTPGNTGTRIFCVSGHVQRPGYYEFPAGTITMGQLLNDVCGGPLPGRTFKAVIPGGSSAKVLKFGERYKGKRKVGADMVDYDWGVEDVPMDFDSLAMIGSMGGSGGVIVMDDTVNMVEALANINAFYSHESCGQCTPCREGSLWMKKISSRMVNGDARPQDGALLKSVADQIPGRTICAFGEACSWPTQSFTIKFKDEFDAYSEVKKTLPADRTVLV; encoded by the coding sequence GAGTGCTACCTCCGCAACGGCGGCTATGAAGTCCTCAAGAAATCCGTCGGCCGCAAACCCGAGGAGCTCATCGACGAGGTCAAAAAATCCGGCCTGCGCGGACGCGGCGGCGCCGGTTTCCCCTGCGGCGTGAAGTGGGGTCTCGTTGACCGGAAGAGCGGCAAGCCGATCTACCTCATCGTCAACGCCGACGAATCCGAGCCCGGCACCTTCAAGGATCGTTACATCATGCACCAGGATCCGCACCAGCTGATCGAGGGCACGATCATCAGCTGTTTCGCGAACAACGTTAAACAGGCTTACATCTACATCCGCGGCGAAATGCCTGAAGGCGCCCGCATTCTCGAAAAAGCCATTGCCGAAGCCCGCGCCAAAAACTTCGTTGGCCCGAACATCCTCGGCACCGGTTACTCCTGCGAAATCTACGTCCACCGCGGCGCCGGCGCCTACATCTGCGGCGAAGAAACCGGTCTCATCGAATCCCTCGAAGGCAAGCGCGCCAACCCGCGCATCAAGCCCCCGTATTTCCCCGCCGTCCTCGGTCTCTACCAGTGCCCGACGATCGTGAACAACGTCGAGACGCTCTGCCAAGTGAAGTATATCTGTGACGTCGGCGGCGAGGCCTACGCCAAGATCGGCACGCCCGGCAACACCGGCACGCGCATCTTCTGCGTCTCCGGCCATGTCCAGCGTCCGGGTTACTACGAGTTCCCCGCCGGCACCATCACGATGGGCCAGCTGCTTAACGACGTCTGTGGCGGTCCGCTTCCCGGACGCACCTTCAAGGCCGTCATCCCCGGCGGTTCCTCGGCGAAAGTTCTGAAGTTCGGCGAACGTTACAAGGGCAAGCGCAAGGTCGGCGCCGACATGGTCGATTACGATTGGGGCGTTGAAGACGTTCCCATGGATTTCGATTCGCTCGCGATGATCGGCTCGATGGGCGGCTCCGGCGGCGTGATCGTCATGGACGACACCGTCAACATGGTCGAGGCCCTCGCCAACATCAACGCGTTCTACTCCCACGAGTCCTGCGGACAATGCACGCCCTGCCGCGAAGGCTCGTTGTGGATGAAAAAAATCTCCTCGCGCATGGTCAACGGTGACGCCCGCCCGCAAGACGGCGCGTTGCTGAAGAGCGTGGCCGACCAGATTCCTGGCCGCACCATCTGCGCCTTCGGCGAAGCCTGCTCGTGGCCCACCCAGAGCTTTACCATCAAGTTCAAAGACGAGTTCGACGCCTATTCCGAGGTGAAGAAAACCCTTCCTGCCGACCGCACTGTCCTCGTCTGA
- a CDS encoding 2Fe-2S iron-sulfur cluster-binding protein, whose product MIQPAKPDLVTVNIDGKEIAVPKGTNVIEAARLVNVDVPHYCYHPKLAVVGNCRMCLIEMGMPAVDPATKVPIMDPATGKQKINWIPRPQIGCGTNVSPGLHVKTTSPMVKDAREGVMEFLLINHPLDCPICDQAGECKLQEQATGYGRGYSRFIEQKNVKPKRTQLGPRVTLDDERCVLCSRCIRFSRDVAGQDVLGFVDRGSYSTLTCHPDKKLDHNYSLNTVDICPVGALTSTDFRFKMRVWFLKQTNSICTESSAGVNSVVWSREGVIYRITPRRNDEVNETWMPDSGRVLYKQVQSADRLKSGTALDALVAQAAAIFKTSAGAISVVGSGRSSVEEQFVTKKLAAALGAQAHLVKRVGEGDKLLISADRNPNTRGALVTGLISQLPCAELKQLSGEIDSGKVKTVVAINEDLLAAGLTAAQLAKVSVIYLGTHANATSAAAKVVIPTVTVFEKAGTFINQQFRIQKFIQAVPPLSGAHNDLTALATLSAAAGSPVASELGTLWPVIAAEVPALGTMLYKNIPETGLLLDSTPWAGLPFAEGETLHFKPAAPAAAVTA is encoded by the coding sequence ATGATCCAGCCCGCCAAACCCGACCTCGTCACCGTCAACATCGACGGCAAGGAGATCGCCGTGCCCAAGGGCACCAACGTCATCGAAGCCGCCCGCCTCGTGAACGTTGACGTGCCCCACTACTGCTACCACCCGAAGCTCGCCGTGGTCGGCAATTGCCGCATGTGCCTGATCGAAATGGGCATGCCCGCCGTCGATCCCGCCACCAAGGTGCCGATCATGGACCCGGCTACCGGCAAGCAGAAGATCAACTGGATCCCGCGCCCCCAGATCGGCTGCGGCACCAACGTTTCCCCCGGCCTCCACGTCAAGACCACCAGCCCGATGGTCAAAGACGCCCGCGAAGGCGTGATGGAGTTCCTCCTCATCAATCACCCGCTCGACTGCCCGATCTGCGACCAGGCCGGCGAATGCAAACTCCAAGAGCAGGCCACCGGTTACGGCCGCGGCTACTCGCGCTTCATCGAGCAAAAGAACGTGAAGCCCAAGCGCACCCAGCTCGGACCGCGCGTCACGCTCGACGATGAACGCTGCGTCCTCTGCTCGCGCTGCATCCGTTTCTCCCGCGACGTCGCCGGCCAGGACGTCCTCGGTTTCGTGGACCGCGGCAGCTACTCCACGCTGACCTGCCACCCCGACAAGAAGCTCGATCACAACTACTCTCTCAACACGGTGGATATCTGCCCCGTCGGCGCTCTCACCTCGACGGACTTCCGTTTCAAGATGCGCGTTTGGTTCCTCAAGCAGACCAACTCCATCTGCACCGAGTCCTCCGCCGGCGTTAACTCCGTCGTCTGGTCCCGCGAAGGCGTCATTTACCGCATCACCCCGCGCCGCAACGACGAGGTGAACGAAACCTGGATGCCCGACTCCGGCCGCGTCCTCTACAAACAGGTCCAGTCCGCCGACCGCCTCAAGTCCGGCACTGCCCTCGACGCGCTCGTAGCTCAGGCCGCAGCGATCTTCAAGACCTCCGCCGGCGCGATTTCCGTCGTCGGTTCCGGCCGCAGCTCCGTCGAAGAACAATTCGTCACCAAGAAACTCGCCGCCGCCCTCGGCGCGCAAGCGCATCTGGTGAAGCGGGTGGGGGAGGGCGACAAGCTCCTCATCTCCGCCGACCGCAATCCCAACACCCGTGGCGCCCTCGTCACCGGCCTGATCTCCCAGCTCCCCTGCGCCGAGCTCAAGCAGCTCTCCGGCGAGATCGACTCCGGCAAAGTGAAGACGGTCGTCGCGATCAATGAAGACCTCCTCGCCGCCGGCCTCACCGCCGCGCAGCTCGCCAAGGTCTCCGTGATCTACCTCGGCACCCACGCCAACGCCACCAGCGCCGCCGCCAAGGTCGTCATCCCGACTGTCACGGTTTTTGAAAAAGCCGGCACGTTCATCAACCAGCAGTTCCGTATCCAGAAATTCATACAAGCGGTTCCTCCGCTGTCCGGCGCGCACAACGACCTCACGGCTCTCGCCACGCTTTCCGCCGCCGCCGGTTCGCCGGTTGCCTCCGAGCTCGGCACGCTCTGGCCCGTGATCGCCGCCGAAGTCCCCGCGCTCGGCACGATGCTATACAAGAACATCCCCGAGACCGGCCTCCTCCTCGATTCCACTCCGTGGGCCGGCCTGCCTTTCGCTGAAGGCGAAACCCTCCACTTCAAACCCGCCGCGCCCGCCGCCGCCGTGACCGCCTAA
- a CDS encoding complex I subunit 1/NuoH family protein, whose product MFDFYFNLPLWLRLVLQGTAVILVLFPIAAACSMAERKISAWLQGRPGPNRTVPPILAWIPGIGVFQRLGLFQLAADGGKFTFKEDPIPGHVNKFYFVAAPILAMIPALSTIVVVPFGAYFNEAGKLVPIILANLDIGLLAVFAVSSLGVYAVILAGWASNSKYPFLGGVRASAQLISYELSMTLSVLPVFLWINAPGGEGTLSLFRVVELQSGSGFAWDSVWYVFYFPLSAFIFLVALFAETNRQPFDMPESESDLVGGFHTEYGAFKWSLFFVAEYCHMIVGSAVFILLFCGGWNPLPGLPLGDVIHWLSGFASWAAHPLVMGLIGIGIFLGKVFASIFFFMWVRWTLPRFRYDQVMTIGWKKLLPLAIANLIIYTLGIAVLAHLKK is encoded by the coding sequence ATGTTCGACTTTTACTTCAACCTCCCGCTCTGGCTCCGTCTCGTGCTCCAAGGCACGGCCGTGATCCTTGTGCTCTTCCCCATCGCCGCCGCGTGTTCGATGGCCGAGCGCAAAATCTCCGCCTGGCTCCAGGGCCGCCCCGGCCCCAACCGCACCGTGCCTCCGATCCTCGCCTGGATTCCCGGCATCGGCGTGTTCCAGCGTCTCGGCCTTTTCCAGCTGGCGGCCGACGGCGGTAAATTCACGTTCAAGGAAGACCCGATTCCCGGCCACGTGAACAAGTTCTACTTCGTCGCCGCGCCGATCCTCGCGATGATCCCCGCGCTTTCGACCATCGTGGTCGTTCCTTTCGGCGCGTATTTTAACGAGGCCGGTAAACTCGTGCCCATCATCCTCGCCAACCTGGATATCGGCCTCCTCGCCGTGTTCGCGGTTTCTTCGCTCGGTGTTTACGCCGTGATCCTCGCCGGTTGGGCCTCTAATTCCAAATACCCGTTTCTCGGCGGCGTGCGTGCCTCGGCCCAGCTCATCTCGTATGAGCTTTCAATGACGCTCTCCGTGCTGCCGGTGTTTCTCTGGATCAACGCTCCCGGTGGCGAAGGCACGCTGAGTCTTTTCCGCGTCGTCGAACTGCAGTCCGGCTCCGGCTTCGCGTGGGACAGCGTCTGGTATGTGTTCTATTTCCCGCTGTCGGCGTTCATTTTCCTGGTCGCGCTCTTTGCCGAGACCAACCGCCAGCCGTTCGACATGCCTGAGTCCGAGTCGGATCTCGTCGGTGGTTTCCACACCGAATACGGCGCCTTCAAATGGTCGCTCTTCTTCGTGGCGGAATACTGTCACATGATTGTCGGCTCGGCCGTGTTCATCCTCCTCTTCTGCGGCGGCTGGAATCCGCTCCCCGGCCTGCCGCTGGGCGATGTGATCCACTGGCTCTCCGGCTTCGCGTCATGGGCCGCGCATCCGCTTGTCATGGGCCTGATCGGCATCGGCATCTTCCTCGGCAAGGTCTTTGCCTCGATCTTCTTCTTTATGTGGGTGCGCTGGACGCTCCCGCGCTTCCGCTACGACCAAGTGATGACCATCGGTTGGAAGAAGCTCCTCCCGCTGGCGATCGCCAATCTGATTATCTACACGCTCGGAATCGCGGTTCTCGCGCATCTGAAAAAGTAA
- a CDS encoding NuoI/complex I 23 kDa subunit family protein, whose amino-acid sequence MAVIQVERKPLSFAERTYIPQILGGLKTTFKHLLKPTVTLQYPEQRPEIPKNYRGVPTLVKDPNGREKCVSCQLCEFVCPPKAIRITPGEIPEDSINAHVEKAPQAFDIDMLRCIYCGLCQEVCPEEAIWLQNQFSMSGYTRAEMVNNKAKLYELGGTLPDDHFKWDKKKSAEEHGNAH is encoded by the coding sequence ATGGCCGTCATCCAAGTCGAACGCAAACCGCTCTCCTTCGCCGAGCGCACCTACATCCCGCAGATTCTCGGCGGGTTGAAGACCACGTTTAAGCACCTGCTCAAACCCACGGTCACTCTGCAATATCCCGAGCAGCGCCCCGAGATCCCGAAAAATTACCGCGGCGTTCCCACGCTGGTGAAGGATCCCAACGGACGCGAAAAGTGCGTGTCCTGCCAGCTCTGCGAATTCGTCTGCCCGCCCAAGGCCATCCGTATCACGCCCGGCGAGATCCCCGAAGACTCCATCAACGCCCACGTCGAGAAAGCTCCGCAGGCCTTCGACATCGACATGCTGCGCTGCATATACTGCGGCCTCTGCCAGGAAGTCTGCCCTGAGGAGGCGATCTGGCTGCAAAACCAATTCTCCATGTCCGGCTACACCCGCGCCGAGATGGTGAACAACAAAGCGAAGCTCTACGAACTCGGCGGCACGCTCCCCGACGATCACTTCAAGTGGGACAAAAAGAAGTCCGCCGAAGAACACGGCAACGCGCACTGA
- a CDS encoding NADH-quinone oxidoreductase subunit J family protein has protein sequence MSSDIFFYFFAALTAGSALAVVLTKNTVASALSLLVSLVGVAAIFVLLDAFLLAALMVFVYAGAVVALFLFIVMLLDSHGGDRKPFKKATIVAGAFAFVLLVLGVFTFAKHVSIETPAAESSAATLVPVGASLRAYGEQLFTTYLLPVQIVGFLLLIAMLGVIVLSKKFEGLEDVK, from the coding sequence ATGTCGTCTGACATTTTCTTTTATTTCTTCGCCGCGCTGACCGCCGGCTCCGCGCTCGCGGTGGTGCTCACCAAGAACACCGTCGCCTCCGCGCTCAGCCTCCTGGTCAGCCTCGTCGGCGTTGCCGCGATCTTCGTTCTGCTCGACGCCTTCCTCCTGGCGGCGCTCATGGTGTTCGTTTACGCGGGCGCGGTCGTCGCGTTGTTCCTCTTCATCGTGATGTTGCTCGACAGCCACGGCGGTGACCGCAAGCCGTTCAAGAAGGCGACCATCGTTGCCGGTGCGTTTGCGTTCGTGCTGCTGGTTCTGGGCGTCTTCACCTTCGCGAAACACGTCTCGATCGAGACGCCTGCCGCTGAATCATCCGCCGCGACCTTGGTGCCCGTCGGCGCCAGCTTGCGTGCTTACGGCGAACAACTCTTCACGACCTACCTGCTGCCGGTGCAGATCGTCGGATTTCTACTCTTGATCGCCATGCTTGGCGTCATCGTGCTCAGCAAAAAATTTGAAGGCCTGGAGGACGTAAAATGA
- the nuoK gene encoding NADH-quinone oxidoreductase subunit NuoK, whose protein sequence is MTVGLNSYLILSAILFAIGFFGVLLRKNTLVIYMCLELMLVASTVALVAFSHFNRTNDGNVFVFFILTVAAAEVAVGLAIIVALFRRRQTIQVEELNALKN, encoded by the coding sequence ATGACCGTCGGACTCAATTCATATCTCATCCTTAGTGCGATTCTCTTCGCGATCGGCTTCTTCGGGGTTCTGCTCCGCAAGAACACGCTGGTGATCTACATGTGCCTCGAGCTCATGCTGGTCGCCTCGACCGTCGCCCTCGTCGCGTTCTCGCACTTCAACCGCACCAATGACGGCAACGTCTTCGTGTTCTTCATCCTCACGGTCGCCGCCGCCGAGGTTGCGGTCGGCCTCGCAATCATCGTGGCCCTTTTCCGTCGCCGCCAGACCATCCAGGTCGAGGAGCTCAACGCGCTGAAAAACTGA
- the nuoL gene encoding NADH-quinone oxidoreductase subunit L: protein MSNSVFGYSPTVIALLTLLTPLASALVIALFFRRAGGIAALVSTFTAAIIAAGGLTLAFGGYRDAAVDASAAWLSLGSFTLSLGIKFDDLSALMISIVGVVGLCVHVFSLGYMHDDEAKARYFGGLSIFMFSMLGIVLADNLFMIFIFWELVGFSSYVLINHYHTKQTAADASKKAFITNRVGDFGFLLGIIGAYYAFGTVNLTEIAAISGAGASYNIIALLLFCGAVGKSAQVPLHVWLPDAMEGPTPVSALIHAATMVAAGIFMLCRIEPLFAAAPIALNVVTWIGAITALYAALCAITQSDIKKVLAYSTLSQLGYMVAAFGLGRLELVPHGEVGQLVLISAGAGAAMFHLTTHAFFKALMFLGSGSVIHGCHHEQDIFKMGGLSKKMPLTFITFTIGVAAIAGLPFLSGFYSKDAILHLAQEKNYAVFVVLFITAILTSFYMVRMWKLVFLGAPRSDDASHAHEGGISMTLPLVVLAVLAVVAGYTTHEGGGLIYGDSFKAVWSQIPHAEGLGVYVMSIVILAVGAGAAFALYKPAAADSLAAKSPVLFAFLSFLKGSFDGAYNWYVAKVQQRFALILEFLERVFLSGLIIRGAAGVVGLVGLGARALHVGSLHAYVYWFLFGAAVLWAFAGGWLN from the coding sequence GTGTCTAATTCCGTTTTCGGCTATTCGCCCACTGTAATCGCGTTGCTCACGCTGCTGACGCCTCTCGCGTCGGCCCTCGTGATCGCCCTCTTCTTCCGTCGTGCCGGCGGCATCGCTGCGCTCGTCTCGACGTTCACCGCCGCCATCATCGCGGCCGGCGGACTCACGCTCGCCTTTGGCGGATATCGTGACGCGGCGGTGGATGCGTCCGCCGCGTGGCTGTCGCTCGGAAGCTTCACGCTGTCGCTCGGCATCAAGTTCGACGATCTTTCCGCGCTGATGATCTCCATCGTCGGCGTGGTCGGCCTGTGCGTGCACGTGTTCTCGCTCGGCTACATGCATGACGACGAGGCCAAGGCCCGCTACTTCGGAGGTCTCTCGATTTTCATGTTCTCGATGCTCGGCATCGTGCTCGCGGACAATCTGTTCATGATTTTCATCTTTTGGGAACTGGTGGGCTTCAGCTCTTACGTCCTCATCAATCATTATCACACCAAGCAGACCGCCGCCGACGCCTCAAAGAAGGCTTTCATCACCAATCGCGTTGGCGATTTCGGCTTTCTGCTCGGCATTATCGGAGCTTACTACGCGTTTGGCACCGTCAATCTGACCGAGATCGCCGCAATCAGCGGAGCCGGCGCCAGCTACAATATCATCGCGCTCCTGCTCTTCTGCGGCGCTGTTGGTAAATCTGCGCAGGTTCCGCTTCACGTCTGGTTGCCGGACGCGATGGAAGGACCGACGCCCGTCTCGGCCTTGATCCACGCCGCCACGATGGTGGCCGCCGGTATCTTCATGTTGTGCCGCATTGAGCCGCTGTTCGCCGCCGCTCCGATTGCGCTCAACGTCGTTACTTGGATCGGTGCGATTACTGCGCTTTACGCCGCGCTGTGCGCGATCACGCAGAGCGACATCAAGAAAGTTCTCGCTTACTCCACGCTGTCACAGCTCGGCTACATGGTCGCCGCGTTCGGTCTGGGTCGTCTCGAACTCGTGCCCCACGGTGAAGTTGGCCAGCTCGTTTTGATCTCCGCCGGCGCTGGCGCCGCGATGTTCCACCTGACCACTCACGCATTCTTCAAGGCGCTGATGTTCCTCGGTTCCGGTTCCGTCATTCATGGCTGCCACCACGAACAGGACATCTTTAAGATGGGCGGTCTCTCAAAGAAGATGCCGCTGACGTTCATCACGTTCACCATCGGCGTCGCCGCCATCGCCGGCCTGCCGTTCCTCTCCGGCTTTTATTCGAAGGATGCGATTCTTCACCTCGCGCAGGAAAAGAACTACGCCGTGTTCGTGGTGCTCTTCATCACCGCGATCCTCACCTCGTTCTACATGGTTCGCATGTGGAAGCTGGTTTTCCTCGGTGCTCCCCGCAGCGACGACGCTTCGCACGCCCACGAAGGCGGCATTTCGATGACGCTGCCGTTGGTGGTGCTCGCGGTTCTCGCGGTGGTTGCCGGTTACACCACGCATGAAGGCGGCGGCTTGATCTACGGTGATTCGTTCAAGGCCGTCTGGTCGCAGATTCCCCATGCCGAGGGTCTGGGTGTTTACGTGATGAGCATCGTGATTCTCGCGGTGGGCGCGGGCGCAGCCTTTGCCCTCTACAAGCCCGCGGCGGCCGATTCGCTCGCCGCCAAGTCGCCAGTGCTTTTCGCGTTTCTCTCGTTTTTGAAAGGTTCGTTCGACGGTGCTTACAACTGGTATGTCGCCAAGGTTCAGCAGCGTTTCGCGCTGATTCTTGAATTCCTGGAGCGGGTTTTCCTTTCCGGCCTGATCATCCGCGGTGCCGCCGGTGTGGTCGGCTTGGTCGGTCTTGGCGCGCGCGCGCTGCATGTCGGCAGCCTCCACGCCTACGTTTACTGGTTCCTGTTTGGCGCGGCCGTTCTCTGGGCCTTCGCCGGCGGTTGGCTCAACTAA
- a CDS encoding complex I subunit 4 family protein — MFSHLLLLSIVAPLAAALVISAGIPTRLAKIVAALGFLAPALIALHVWYHFPLGAGAGYEFKELYETGLQGLGIKLHLGLNGIALPLYVLAGIVGLAAGLYAIQSGAERLKTYLALLLVMQAGLMGVFASVDIFFFYFFHELALIPTFIMVGIWGGKDRGYAAMKMTIYLTAGAMLSLLGLIAIYYKSGAESFDLITLRQVISEGGIKAGTQNHIFGLLMFGFGILVSLWPLHTWAPLGYGAAPSSAAMLHAGVLKKFGLYGLVQIAVPLLPLGAAHWAQPLAWLAVVGNILVIGFITIAQRDLKQMVGYSSVMHMGYAFLGVATLTAVGAGGVVLMMVAHGLSVALLFMLSTSVYHRTQTFDLTEMGGLAQKAPVLAAFFVTATMASIGLPGLANFWGELTIFVAAWQFSKVLTVLSVSGVVISAIYGLRAAAKVFFGQPTEAFAKVIAEKPPVDLRWSEKIPALILIAALLFIGFWPKSLSTPLNAALEIVYPAKGPIITIVGQ, encoded by the coding sequence ATGTTCTCCCATCTTCTTCTGCTCTCCATCGTGGCGCCGCTCGCGGCTGCGTTGGTGATCTCCGCCGGTATCCCGACGCGTCTTGCCAAGATCGTCGCCGCTCTCGGTTTCCTGGCACCTGCGCTCATCGCGCTGCACGTGTGGTATCACTTCCCGCTCGGCGCCGGTGCCGGCTATGAGTTCAAGGAGCTCTACGAAACCGGTCTACAAGGTCTGGGTATCAAGCTGCACCTCGGACTCAACGGCATCGCGCTGCCCCTTTATGTGCTCGCCGGCATCGTGGGTCTCGCCGCGGGTCTCTATGCCATCCAGTCCGGTGCCGAGCGTCTCAAGACTTACCTCGCGCTGCTGCTGGTCATGCAGGCCGGTCTGATGGGCGTCTTCGCCAGCGTGGATATCTTCTTCTTCTATTTTTTCCACGAACTCGCGCTGATCCCGACCTTCATCATGGTCGGAATCTGGGGTGGCAAAGATCGTGGTTACGCCGCGATGAAGATGACGATTTACCTCACCGCCGGTGCGATGCTTTCGCTCCTCGGTTTGATCGCCATCTATTACAAGAGTGGTGCCGAGAGCTTCGATCTCATCACACTGCGCCAGGTGATTTCTGAAGGCGGCATCAAGGCCGGCACGCAGAACCATATTTTTGGCCTGCTCATGTTTGGTTTCGGTATTCTGGTTTCCCTCTGGCCGCTGCACACGTGGGCGCCGCTTGGTTACGGTGCCGCGCCGAGTTCCGCCGCCATGCTGCATGCCGGTGTGTTGAAGAAGTTTGGTCTCTACGGTCTGGTGCAGATCGCCGTGCCGTTGCTGCCGCTGGGTGCCGCTCACTGGGCCCAGCCGCTGGCTTGGCTCGCGGTGGTCGGTAACATTCTGGTGATCGGCTTCATCACCATCGCCCAACGCGACCTCAAGCAGATGGTCGGTTACAGCTCGGTCATGCACATGGGCTACGCGTTTCTCGGCGTGGCCACGCTGACTGCGGTCGGTGCCGGTGGTGTCGTTCTCATGATGGTGGCGCACGGTCTCTCGGTCGCGTTGCTGTTCATGCTCTCGACCAGCGTTTATCACCGCACGCAGACATTCGATCTCACCGAGATGGGCGGACTCGCGCAAAAGGCTCCGGTCCTTGCCGCGTTCTTCGTCACCGCCACCATGGCCAGCATCGGTCTTCCCGGTCTCGCCAACTTCTGGGGTGAACTCACGATCTTCGTCGCCGCCTGGCAATTCTCCAAGGTCCTTACGGTGCTCTCCGTGTCCGGTGTGGTGATCTCGGCGATCTACGGACTGCGTGCCGCCGCCAAGGTTTTCTTCGGCCAGCCGACCGAGGCGTTTGCCAAGGTCATTGCGGAAAAACCTCCGGTGGATCTCCGCTGGTCCGAAAAGATTCCGGCGCTGATCCTGATCGCTGCACTCCTCTTCATCGGTTTCTGGCCGAAGTCGCTTTCCACGCCGCTGAACGCCGCGTTGGAAATCGTTTATCCGGCCAAGGGTCCAATCATCACCATCGTCGGCCAGTAA
- a CDS encoding NADH-quinone oxidoreductase subunit N, with product MSPELIQAAADNRWAAIAPEISLGCLALFLLVLEVFLPKKHHVVIPTLAIVGQIGLLIGFLWNFRTAQPFVAYETFNGLLRHTQEGQFMRVFFMLSSILVSILGVVALAKQKMPRIEFFHIVMVVSAAMMLLAQSNNFVLFFVALETVTVGFYILVSYFRSSPLSLEAGLKYLITGALSSAILMFGIVLLYGVAGNSTLPGSTAESMNFNALRVFLEANPENFLASVGIVFVLAGVAFKIGAVPFQIWIPDVYQGAPTPVTAFLAVASKAAGFSVLLILTQRVFGSYYYLTVPVLSIMAGATILFGNLAALTQHNVKRLIGLSGVSHAGYLLIAVIAAGSQPLAAGAVYFYLFAYLLASFAVFGVMTHVAGENDADQDLDHYTGLAKSHPFLGAVLAIGLGSLAGIPPLAGFMGKLFIFIAAFKAGLYCLLAVAIVGVIVSIYYYFGWIKAAYFETWTAPVLEGETDTRPARTPVSLMAGVTLASLAVATVVLGFYQGALGEWLLSR from the coding sequence ATGTCTCCCGAACTCATCCAGGCCGCCGCCGACAACCGCTGGGCGGCCATCGCCCCCGAGATTTCCCTCGGCTGTCTCGCGCTGTTCCTCCTCGTGCTCGAGGTGTTCCTGCCGAAGAAGCACCACGTCGTTATTCCCACACTGGCGATCGTCGGCCAGATCGGTCTGTTGATCGGCTTCCTGTGGAACTTCCGCACCGCCCAACCGTTCGTCGCCTACGAAACCTTTAACGGTCTCCTCCGCCACACGCAGGAGGGCCAGTTCATGCGGGTCTTCTTCATGCTCTCGTCGATCCTTGTGAGCATCCTCGGCGTGGTGGCCCTCGCGAAGCAGAAGATGCCGCGCATCGAGTTCTTCCACATCGTCATGGTGGTCTCCGCCGCGATGATGCTCCTCGCGCAGAGTAACAACTTCGTTCTCTTCTTCGTCGCCCTCGAAACCGTCACGGTCGGTTTCTACATCCTCGTCAGTTATTTCCGCTCCAGTCCGCTTTCGCTGGAAGCCGGTCTCAAATACCTGATCACCGGTGCGCTCAGCTCCGCGATCCTGATGTTCGGCATCGTCCTGCTCTACGGTGTCGCGGGCAACTCGACGCTTCCTGGCTCCACTGCCGAGTCGATGAACTTCAATGCGCTTCGTGTATTCCTCGAAGCCAACCCCGAGAACTTCCTGGCGAGTGTGGGTATCGTGTTCGTGCTCGCCGGCGTCGCGTTCAAGATCGGTGCCGTTCCGTTCCAAATCTGGATTCCTGATGTTTACCAAGGCGCGCCGACCCCGGTCACCGCGTTCCTGGCCGTCGCCTCCAAGGCCGCTGGTTTTTCGGTGCTCCTGATTCTCACCCAGCGCGTGTTCGGTTCGTATTATTATCTGACGGTGCCGGTGCTCTCCATCATGGCGGGTGCGACGATTCTTTTCGGCAATCTCGCCGCGCTCACTCAGCACAATGTCAAGCGCCTGATCGGTCTCTCCGGCGTCTCCCACGCCGGTTACCTGCTCATCGCGGTCATTGCCGCCGGCAGCCAGCCGCTTGCCGCCGGCGCGGTTTATTTTTACCTCTTCGCCTACCTGCTGGCGTCCTTCGCCGTGTTTGGCGTGATGACCCACGTCGCCGGCGAGAATGACGCAGACCAAGACCTCGACCACTACACGGGTCTGGCCAAGTCGCACCCGTTCCTCGGCGCTGTGCTGGCGATCGGCCTCGGTTCGCTCGCCGGCATTCCTCCGCTGGCCGGCTTCATGGGCAAGCTCTTCATCTTCATCGCGGCCTTCAAAGCCGGTCTCTACTGCTTGCTCGCCGTCGCCATCGTGGGCGTGATCGTTTCGATCTACTACTACTTCGGCTGGATCAAGGCGGCCTACTTCGAAACGTGGACCGCGCCCGTGTTGGAAGGCGAGACCGACACCCGTCCCGCCCGCACACCGGTGAGCCTCATGGCCGGCGTGACGCTGGCCTCGCTGGCCGTTGCCACCGTCGTTCTCGGTTTCTACCAAGGCGCACTCGGTGAGTGGCTCCTGTCACGATAA